One genomic region from Argentina anserina chromosome 2, drPotAnse1.1, whole genome shotgun sequence encodes:
- the LOC126783993 gene encoding uncharacterized protein LOC126783993, which yields MRTPSTAWVLPNFQAELRKGLALAGSGRTADPAVHAGDFDADPVVTTGEPEAPENDAKEESAEEHIDTQSNRRCRGTEPLSPPRSPCIGSARRKSTGVNQQPLDPAFQQKRSVATIDGANSLEDFSCAGLDGSPWPKDAEKEQTNRKEEQEDEQEYYKHHKASPLSEIEVADTRKPITRATDGTANARGEYGGGRDVIGWKPEQLDTAEETLLRAARIWKENATRGDPDAPQSRVLRLLLRERGDSTTECLIDQL from the exons atgag GACTCCGTCCACTGCTTGGGTGTTGCCTAATTTTCAAGCTGAGCTTCGGAAAGGACTCGCGTTGGCCGGATCTGGACGCACTGCGGACCCTGCTGTTCATGCTGGGGACTTCGACGCTGACCCAGTTGTCACTACAGGAGAACCTGAAGCTCCAGAAAATGATGCCAAGGAGGAATCCGCTGAAGAACATATAGACACACAAAGCAACCGTAGATGCAGAGGAACAGAACCGCTGTCACCTCCTAGATCTCCATGTATTGGTTCCGCGAGGCGAAAAAGCACAGGGGTTAATCAGCAACCTTTGGATCCAGCCTTTCAGCAGAAGCGTAGCGTTGCAACCATAGACGGAGCTAATTCCTTAGAAGACTTTAGCTGCGCAGGGCTCGACGGCTCACCTTGGCCAAAGGACGCGGAAAAAGAGCAGACAAATAGGAAGGAGGAACAAGAGGATGAACAAGAGTACTACAAGCATCATAAGGCCTCACCGTTGTCAGAGATCGAGGTGGCGGATACGCGAAAGCCCATTACGCGTGCCACTGACGGGACGGCCAACGCTAGGGGCGAATATGGAGGAGGTAGAGATGTTATCGGATGGAAACCTGAGCAGCTGGATACAGCCGAGGAGACACTGCTTAGAGCTGCCAGGATATGGAAGGAGAATGCCACACGTGGTGACCCTGATGCTCCTCAATCTAGGGTTCTCAGACTACTACTGCGTGAACGTGGAGATTCAACAACAGAATGCCTGATCGATCAATTATAA
- the LOC126783994 gene encoding pathogen-related protein-like — protein sequence MSKTVGNSWIGEELRAPSSSWLLGGGQRHFVLEVVAGTGGEHSCPSTPCTSIKSHPPPPPPKLKFRIRETAESSHKIFTSTFPRGFAIEIVEVYSGPPVIAYKFRHWAYMEGPFKGHAPTGELVQFFGIAIFGVDEQMKVTKVEYFYDPGELLGGLMKGAKIENYEGDAAMISSCPILRNTG from the exons aTGTCCAAAACCGTCGGGAACTCTTGGATCGGTGAAGAGCTTCGTGCTCCCTCTTCGTCGTGGCTCCTTGGCGGCGGACAGAGGCACTTCGTGCTTGAGGTGGTAGCAGGGACTGGCGGAGAGCACAGCTGCC CATCTACTCCATGCACTAGTATAAAAtctcacccccccccccccccccccaagcTAAAATTCAGAATAAGGGAAACAGCAGAGTCATCCCATAAGATTTTCACGTCTACCTTCCCTCGTGGGTTTGCGATAGAAATAGTCGAGGTCTATTCCGGTCCGCCGGTGATAGCCTACAAGTTCCGGCACTGGGCTTACATGGAAGGTCCTTTCAAAGGGCATGCTCCTACTGGAGAATTGGTTCAATTCTTTGGCATCGCTATTTTTGGG GTGGATGAGCAGATGAAAGTCACAAAGGTGGAGTACTTTTACGATCCTGGAGAACTTCTTGGAGGGCTAATGAAgggtgccaaaattgaaaattatgaGGGAGACGCTGCAATGATAAGCAGTTGCCCTATCCTCAGGAACACAGGGTAG